One Roseimaritima multifibrata DNA window includes the following coding sequences:
- the rpmA gene encoding 50S ribosomal protein L27, producing the protein MAHKKGQGSSRNGRDSNAQRRGVKRFGGQKVTPGSILVRQVGTKFHPGANVGMGNDYTLFALTEGVVRFDRKGRRINVDAVAVEAA; encoded by the coding sequence ATGGCACATAAAAAGGGACAGGGCTCCAGCCGTAACGGACGCGACAGTAATGCACAACGTCGTGGTGTGAAACGTTTTGGTGGCCAGAAAGTGACTCCAGGTAGTATCTTGGTTCGTCAGGTAGGTACGAAATTCCATCCAGGTGCCAATGTCGGCATGGGGAATGACTACACCCTGTTCGCATTGACCGAAGGGGTTGTTCGTTTTGACCGAAAAGGTCGCCGAATCAACGTAGACGCTGTAGCCGTCGAAGCTGCGTAA